A DNA window from Vigna angularis cultivar LongXiaoDou No.4 chromosome 1, ASM1680809v1, whole genome shotgun sequence contains the following coding sequences:
- the LOC108338850 gene encoding uncharacterized protein LOC108338850 yields MDQTNFLFEFKFVSSLCLHNFLNLLCQETVSFLSVFSSDPLFHCVVTFCTLVFLYLPNLFLKVVLSPVLILTSILLLSILRLGAIQKSRHDTRENQRKHDEESIIYEENRGSKCRGEKQSSSPIEPNETETTEQVHQRVHSETEVDSDVGFEPSSCFKEWNVKAPLEVIYEEYGEGEDAGDDANESVGIVRYPSLSRFYPESDSDSESDSDFPAIGDWDSPEDVEFRWGQEGEEEEEEEDREGLIEIALDGFKRKRGMEFHFDEENLIEIDISPSRYRELSGDEEVFSGEISCN; encoded by the coding sequence atGGATCAAACTAACTTTCTCTTCGAGTTCAAGTTCGTTTCTTCCTTGTGCCTTCATAACTTCTTGAATCTTCTATGTCAAGAAACAGTGTCCTTTCTCTCCGTCTTCTCTTCGGATCCCCTGTTTCATTGCGTCGTGACGTTTTGTACCTTGGTTTTCCTCTATTTGCCGAACCTTTTCTTGAAGGTAGTGTTATCGCCGGTTCTCATTCTCACTTCGATTCTCCTTCTCTCCATTCTCCGCCTCGGTGCAATTCAGAAGTCAAGACACGATACGAGGGAAAATCAAAGGAAGCACGACGAAGAATCCATCATTTATGAAGAAAACAGAGGAAGCAAATGCAGGGGAGAGAAACAGAGTTCGAGTCCCATCGAACCCAACGAAACAGAGACGACAGAACAAGTGCACCAACGGGTTCATTCGGAAACCGAGGTCGATTCCGACGTGGGTTTTGAGCCAAGTTCGTGTTTTAAGGAGTGGAACGTTAAAGCGCCGTTGGAGGTGATATATGAGGAGTATGGTGAAGGTGAAGATGCAGGTGATGATGCAAACGAGAGCGTGGGTATCGTAAGGTACCCTTCGTTGTCGCGGTTTTACCCAGAATCGGATTCGGATAGCGAATCGGATAGTGATTTTCCGGCGATCGGAGATTGGGACTCACCGGAGGACGTTGAGTTCAGGTGGGGccaagaaggagaagaagaggaggaggaagaagacaGAGAAGGGTTGATTGAGATAGCACTTGATGGATTCAAGAGGAAGAGGGGGATGGAGTTTCATTTCGATGAagagaatttgattgagattgATATTTCACCGTCAAGGTACAGAGAACTTTCCGGCGACGAGGAAGTGTTTTCCGGTGAGATAAGTTGCAACTAG